The DNA window TTCTAAAGATAAGAGGCTAACCACCGTTTTCTGGAATCAAATGTCAAAATGAAAGGGCTTTTTCTgaattcaaaagaaaaacaagtctTTATAAGACTTTTAAAGGTGACTTTTTAGTTCAATAGTATCTACTCAAACAAATAAATGTAAACTTTAAGTATATTAAATACTTTAATTCTCTTTGTGGGGCATGCTGCGCTGCTCTTCAGTTGTGAGCAGCACATGGAGCACCAATGAATGGCTGAGGTCTTTCGAAAGCCGCCCATATTATTAGTTTTGAGACGGCTCACATAGAGAGACAAATGTTGCATTGAGTAATTCAGTTTGTGGGGCTACTTTTGTTTCAAATTCTCACTTTTGTTTCCGGCTCTTACCTTGGCTGCTCATGTGTTAACACTCGGCTGCACTAAGTTATCATAGGGAGCTTTTGTCTCTTTGATCCGTGTGACAATGGGGACTGCTTTTGTATTGGCCACGTTACTGCTGCCTTGGGATGCTGCCCTGCGTTCATCATTGTGTCACGTACACACGGAAAGGGTGGATGAGTTAGGGGTTCAGAGGCCTTAACTTCCCTACACGTttctctgtgtcctctgtctaTCCAAACGTCCGCCCATCCATCCCTGCTATGTGCTGACCCAGGGGGTCCGGAGCTGATTGTCCAAACGCAATTCTTGTGTCTGCCTCCATGAAACCAGGAGTTGTGGATGGACATCACGCCCCTGACCTCCAGAAATCTCCGGTAATGCAGACATGGAAGGGACAGAAGGAAACATTTTGGTGTAAATGGCCAATgtgttaatttttttttaccacaCTGGGCTTTTTCATGCATACTTATGTTCACCTCTACTATCCTCCAGCTTCTAAACGTGGCTCACGGTGGCGGCTAAGAGCCAGAACAAGAGGTTGAGTCTACTTGGAGGCTGAAGTcgtgagatggagagatgaataGCACTTATCGTGTTAAGTACAGTTGAATGTGTCCGGTTTGCACTTCGGTCCTTGTTTTCTAGGTTGCTTTTTCTTTCACAGCTATTTAGACAAGGTCCTAAAAAGATACGCACTTCTAGCAGGAacggggagagagtgagagaaaattTGTTTGAATGAATTgaattgaagtgtgtgtgtgtgtgtgtgtgtgtgtgtgtgtgtgtgtgtgtgtgtgtgtgtgtgtgtgtgtgtgtgtgtgtgtgtgtgtgtgtgtgtatttgcctGTGTTTGGCAAAGTTCAGGGGTCAGGCTACGGAAGAATAGGGAAAACGAGAGCGAAAGTAAAGGATTTGGagaaggtggggagagagggggcttGGGGCGAGAGAGGGGGATTATCAGGGAGGGAGAGATTTCAGAAGAGAAAGAAgaaggaggaatagaggggaagATGACATTTTTGGAGGGAAAGactagagaaagagaagggaaaaaATGGTAAAGTCGCGACAGGCCCAAACCCAGtgcacactcttagaaaatagGGTTCAAAACGGGTCTACAGCTGTCCCCAAAcaataactatttttggttccaggtagaactcttttgggttccatgttgaaccctctgtggaaagggttgtacatggaaccaaaaagggttctacctgaaaccaacaGGGGTTCTTgaaaggattctcctatggggacagccgaggaaccctttttggttctagatagcaccttttttctaagagtgcatagagagagggagagtgcaaAATAATGAAGTTGAGAGAAAAATGCTCAGGGAGGAAGTTCGAGTGAGACTCGGGGCAATATGTAtagaaagaaaagagaaagagagagcgagggggaaagagagaggcagagagcgagggagatcaAGAGGGAGGCAGCATTAATATGCTAATGGCCTGAGTGAATGCACAACAGGCCCACTGACCAGGCTAATCACGGGTGGACACACACTGGGGCTAATCCTTAACGCGgagctttcacacacacacacacacacacacacacacacacacacacacacacacacacacacacacacacacacacacacacacacacacacacacacacacacacacacacacgcaaacactacagaacacacacacacacacacacacacacacgcaaacactacagaacacacacacacacacacacacacacacacacacacgcatgcacgcacgcacgcaaacactacagaacacacacacacaaacacaaattcaAACCCACCCACACATATACTATTTGCACTGACCCACACAAATAACACCATTTCTGAATGCAGATGCTTATTGACCACACTTTGCTTGTAATAGCAAAAAGTCACAGGAACATGGGCGCacaacgctctctctctctctctctctctctctctctcacttactcgctcactcacacacacagttgttAAGTCACTATCACCATGGTTATTGAGCTCTCTGAAGCCATGATTGGATTCTGTGGGCAGAATGTGTCCTCTGATGGGGTTTCTACCACTGGTTTTGTGAGGATTTTCTCCTCACCCTTCACTGCTCTGAGCTGGTGTCAATGAAGCCACTAATATTTCCTGAAGAGATTGGCTGCAATATGTGGGTCTAACCCAGGCTGAAGGAGTGGAAGTTTTGAGTGAGCACAGGGAAGTAATGTCCGTTATTCAAAACAATTCCTGTAATAAATACCGTGTTCATAACTATGAGCTATCACGTTACATGTAATATCAAGTCTTTCACTTAAATAAACACTTATCAAATGAGTTGACGTGACTTTTTCTGTTTTTGATTAGTAGCTATATATGAATGGAATCAAAATGCTTTACATGAATACAATTAAGTGTGTTTGTTATCCATCTGAAGAGTTGAATTCAAAACAGGCACACTAAGACTGATATCTACAGTAACACAGATGTAACCTGACTAAGATTAGGATTTAGGTATTGTATCTTGAGCGGTCAGTTGACTACCCAGGGTTAAGTACAAGCGACCACTCAAGTCGAGTGGGGCTTAGAGGGGAGCAGTGGAGACAGCTGGTGGTCGATATTAGAGCAGCACCTAGGGGCAACCTAGCCCGACACTGACATAATGATCACATGGCTCAGCtaagctaggctaatgctaactgtgctcttgccaactcttACGTCTGGCAGCAATTATGACAACAATGCCGTTGGAGTGACACAAAAAACTTTATTTATAAAATGTGTTATTCTACATTGCACTAATAGCACTCTCTAGGCAAACAGTAATAGTACTGAAGTGAGAATCACATCATGCAGTTAAaacatgatgataataatcaaaTAAATAACAAGGAAGTGCAGCCATAGCACAACCAATAGAAACTTAACACTCATTTAATTGAATTGGGTTTGGATTAAAATCCCATCAAGTCTACACCAGTCCCATGGTATCTGGAAAACAAAAAACTGACCTAAGTTCAGCGTCTCTACGGTCAACTTTAGTTCGTGCTATCCGGGAATCTTGGGACGCCTAccttaccctaaaccctaccctaaccattatcctaaccttaaccctaacctttattCATTTGAAATGACTTCAACTACAttttaaacattttacatttcaacttcaatggggtgacGTCAGAGTTGGATGTCCCATGGACCACACTTAGACTTTTCAGTCAACTTCACCCTAGTCTGTCATCTGGGCTGCTCTCTCCAGGTCCGGCTTCAGCTCTGGTCCTCAGAGAAACCATCTCCAAATTCACCCCTTCCACTCGCCTCCTGGTGGTCTAAGAAAACACACACCAAGAGTCAGtaatataaaaaaaatcccaGGTACAATACAATCCAACAGATTTTTTCAGGGATTAAACCAAGAAATATtaattttgttcacctgacttatcACTTCTTAATGTCTTTACCTTGAAATACAGACAGATGGCGGTGTTGGCTGTCACTGATGTCAGAAGCACTACAACCAGTCTGATGATGAAAGCTGTCAGAGGAGAGGCTGCAGCAGAAACACACTTAATTAGTGGAATGCTAAGCATCAGATTCATCCGTGGAAAATCTGTTCATGTCAAAGTTCTAAGTATGGTTCATGTTCAGTTACCTGtgacagtgagggagaggagatCACTCTCGGAGGAGAAGTTATGAGAAAAAACATAAATCTCATAAACACAGCTGTAGTTCCCTTGGTAGGAGTCATCTGCAGTGAGAAAGAAGAAGGTAGCAGAGTGATTGACAGCTGGCTGAGTCTGGGTTATGTTGGAGTCAGGGTATGTGAGGAGGAAGGAGCCTCCTGGGTACTGTGGCTGAGTGGAGCAGGTGATAGTGAAGCTGTGGCCCCTGAACACCTCTAGAGTCCCCTGGTGGCCCCTGGAGAACACTGCCATTGAGATGGTCAGGGAGATATTAGGCTTAAGCAGGAGATCtataaaaaaagagaaaaagaaaaaactctttaaaggggcaatcagctaCATCCATTTTGTCACTAATAAATTCATGCTATGtacacattgattcttgaagaatatgacttataaatgcctcatgagcttagttcaatggACAAAccacatcagaacccaaaatattagCTTCTTTTATTCCATTGCTTGGAAATAAGATTAatgcaaacaaacactatatagcctcaaaacatggctaAACTAACATTTTGATATCttagatggtcagtccttgcatccatagctctgtatacgaatttgaaagtggttacatttccccaaacctcatccctcagcttttttgACCGAAACAAGTGAGGGAggagctttgttattgtttcaactgctgattgtcgCTTTAACTAGTTTCCTCATATACTGTAAATATGACCATAACATCAGCATGTAACAGTGCTTGCCAGCCTCCCTTACAGGGCAACATCTGTGATGGGCCTATAGTGACTGAAATTACATTCAAATACAAAAGCATTGTGTGATACTTGAGGTAGCATTGCTATTGAATTATTACGAGTTCATCATTATTAGCAGTAAAGCAGCCATACAAGTTCAACCGTGAGGGGTGTAAAGTTGTATGTAAAAATATTAAAAATCAGCTGCATACAACAACTTTAGTATTACCTGAGCAGATCACCGTTAATGGAGTCACCAAAGTCGGCCTTGAGGCTTTGCTACACTCCCTAAGCGCATCTTCAGGTCCATCACAGTGAACTTCAAACCCTTCAGTGCGGTTTCCAAGCAGTGTTGAAACAGTGGAACGACAGCCCAGCTGTCTACAAACTACATCAGCGACAGCCTTCAATTTCCAGTAATATCCCACAGCCGACATATTCCCCTCTCCCAGTTtgtcccactccactctaccagCACAGCGACTGCCTCCTCCCACTAGCCTCACATCAGCAGGTTCTGGAAAGAAGAGTACATACTGTTTATTCATATATTCTCAACAACAAAACACCCCTACAGCGAAGTCCAAACGTTTTTTGGACATTGACAAATTTTTTGTTGTTtaggctctgtactccagcacctCTGAAATAATACAATGattatgaggttaaagtgcagactgagCTTTTATTTGAGggcattttcatccatatcggttgaaccgtttagaaattacagcactttttgcacATAGTCCACTTTTAGGGAACCGAAAGTATTTGGtcaaattcacttgtgtattaatgttgtcaaaagtttagtattaaggtcccatattcctagcatgcaatgactacatcaagcttgtaacTCTACAAACTTATTCGATTCATTTGCAgttagttttggttgtgtttcagattattttgtgcccaatagcaattaatggtaaataatgtattgtgtaattttggagtcacttctattgtaaataagaatagaatatgattctaaacacttctacattaatatggatgctatcatgattacagataatcacgAATGAtgagtgaataatgatgagtgagaaaatgagaGGCATAAATACCCCCCGCCCCCCAAgcgctaacctcccctgttatttgTAAAGGTACATGTTAGGTTAGCatatcttgggggtatgatctttgagcCTCTgtcactttctcactcatcactattcccgattcattcaggatttaacctcatagtcattgtatcatttaaaatCTAAAGTACTGAGGTACGGCGTTAAAACaccaaaaaatgtgtcactgtccaaatTAAGATTTTCTTTCCAAAGCGCTATATATACATTTTCAGAATGTTGGTCAATTTGATTTCATTGTTTAAAGAACTTAGAAAAGAGATTGATGGGTTTTTCATTGTCTAATCATGATATGGGGATGTTCAGTGACAGTCATCCCAGCTAGGTCATAActttctgagaaccatatgtttcttagagcttggtgagagagtGGTTGTCCTATGCTTataccttcccacaactttctgcgaatggtgcaggatagttgatTGCCTTttgaacattctcagcacatttaaggaacttgacaaaaataACGTttcatttcattactttaacagaatgtttcctaaaagttaaaacatggttacatttcattccaattttggtaatgttctaggaacgttctccaactaGTTTGACactgggaatgttctcaaacagtttagagaacgttaagaaacaacgttcttctgtgggaatgtcAGTAATTCAGGACTATGATTTCttcaggtttcctcatggttctatttaaagttatGTTCTGAGATCATGAAtaaaaactttccataaaaaccacaagaaaacatgAGTAATGTTCACAGAACGTtgtaagaatgttatttaaagacatatacattctgttctctgtgttgttaattaattggccacacctgatctgaatgagtgcttgtttccttcaAATAGTGTCTGTTTCAATAGGATAAAATGAACAGTTTCTCACTAACGCCAttccacacaaaaaaaaatacatgtgtttgcatgattaatgcctaagcaaattcatttccatgtgtcctatctatgcttggagttcaaaacagtaaacccaaaatgagctagcagtgttattaaaagtcttatttaAACATTCAGTGAAGGATGtaagttattcaaaaacctcaaaataacctataatttccattctcagaatGTTAATGAAACCTTTCAGGAAACCATATTAAAATGATCTCAGAACCTCCCTGAAACCTAAAAATGTGCAGTACCAGTgaaagtttttctttatttttactattttctacattgtagaatagtaccagtcaaaggtttggacacacctactcattccagagttctTCTTTAATTTGACAATTttatacattgtaaaataatggtgaagacatcaaaactatgaaataacacatatggaatcatgtagtaataaaaaaaaagtgataaacaatcaaaatatatattaatataaaatatattcttcaaagcagccaccctttgtcttgatgacagctttgcacactcttggcattctctcaatcagcttcattaggtagtcatctggaatgcatttcaattaacagctgtgacttgttaaaagttaatttgtggaatttctttccttcttgatgcatttgagccaatcagttgtgttgtgacaaggtaggggtggtatacagaagatagcataatttggtaaaagaccaagtccatattatggcaagagcagctcaaataagcaaagagaaacgacagtccatcattactttaagacatgaaggtcagtcaatctccaaaatgtcaagaactttgaaagtttcttcaagtgtagtcgcaaaaaccagcaagtgctatgatgaaactggctctcatgaggaccgccacaggaatggaagacccagagttacctctgctgcagaggataagttcattagagttaccatcctcagaaattgcggcccaaataaatgctttacagagttcaagtaacagacacatctcaacatcaactgttctgtcacagaagttgtcatggagagaagaccaaggcgcagcgggtatgtggatactcatggtTTTAATTTCAAAAGAGTAAAGTATTcactgacaaaacaataaagatgacaacagcaacagttttacaggctatgcaaacgcagtgcaaaaacaactacccacaaccccaaaggaaaacacacacacctatataggactcccaatcaaaggcaactcaacacacctgccttcaattggaagtcccaatcaccaacacaaacattcacacacacaaaactgccacgtcctgaccccaaaactaatacaatagctccatctgctggtcaggacgtgacatgttcagaggagactacgtgaatcaggccttcatggttgaattgctgcaaagaaaccactactaaaggacaccattaagacaaagagacttgcttgggccaagaaacacgagcaatggacattagaccggtggaaatctgtcctttgttctgatgtccaaatttgagatttttagttccaacctccatttctttgtgagatgcagagtaggtgaaccgatgatctccgcatgtgtggttcccaccgtgaagcatggaggaggtgtgatggtgtgggggtgctttgctggtgacactgtctgtgatttacttagaattcaaggcacacttaaccagcatggctaccacagcattctgcagtgatacgccatcccatctggtttgcgcttagtgggactatcatttgtttttcaacatgacaatgacccaaaacacctccaggctgtgtaagggctattttaccaagaaggagagtgatggagtgctgcatcagatgacctggcctccacaatcacccgacctcaaaccaattgagatggtttgggatgagttggaccgcagagtgaaggaaaagcagccaacaagtgctcagcatatgtgggaactccttcaagactgttggaaaagcattccaggcaaAGCTGTTTGatagaattccaagagtgtgcaaaggtggcatcaaggcaaagggtggctactttgaagaatctaaaatctaaaatctagtcttcactattattctacaacagtggttcccaaactttttatagtcccgtaccccttcaaacattcaacctccagctgcgtaccagggtcagcacactctcaaatgttgttttttgccatcattgtaagcccgccacacacacactatacgatacatttattaaacataagaatgagtgtgagtttttgtcacaacccagctagttggaagtgacaaagagctcttataggaccagggcacaaataataatcaataatattgctctttatttagccatcttacatgagtaggtgtgtccaaccttttggcTGGTACTTTATTTTCCCATGACAGGCAATTTTCTTTACTTCCGTGGTCAGAACGTTTACAAAACGTTCAgttttaccagtcaggaaacgtatggttTCATTGGGAAACCAAAActgtacgttcccacaacttcaaAGGAACCAAATCTGCTAATTGAGTGgcttcatttcagagagacaaataatccaGTTTTTTTGGTTGCAAAACGCTATACAGTATatccgcctcactctcagagaaataggTAGTACTGCTAGGCTTAAAAACTTATTAAAttcagtaatatgagatctgtatgtaagaCATTTAAATCGAAGAGTTTAGTCATTTAGCcaatgttcttatccagagcgacttacagttagtgcatttatcttaagatagctaggtgaaaCAACCatatatcacagtcaaatatacagtatacaaacattaaattccagctaaacaatggatatatagtgttttgcaacaacaacaaaaaaacattttaatacagACCTAAAATCTATTAATATAAAAATGTGTGGATATTGCATTTTAGAAATAAACTCTTCAAATACTTTTGGACTCTTTAAAAACTTCTCATATTCACTCcaggtgagagaaaaaaagtgagtgactgactgactgataaaCAAAGTCTTACCTGAGCAGGTGAGTCCAACAGCATTACCAGGTAAGCAGGTGTTGTTTTTTCTCACTGAGGTGTCACAGTCCAGAAGAAGAGACTGGTTGCCTTTACACAGGAATCCTTTAGGCCAGATTGGACCCTTAGCTTCTCCATAGAGCCCCCCCTGCAGAACTGAAGGAGCCCCACAGCCAAGCTCCCGACAGACTACTTCTGCATCCTGCCAGTCAAAGTCAGCTTCACACATTGAGACCCAGGACTGATTGGACTTCACCTCCACTCTTCCAGAGCACAAACCAGCTCCATCCACAAACCTCACAGACTCTGAACAAAAGATGGTTCAATATTCAATCAGTTTTATTGATGCTACCAGCTATGTATTGGATAAAAGATTGTAATATGGTTTGATACAATGTTCGACACAATCCCTATCAATCTTACCTGAACAGATTACATTAGCATAATTACGACAACCATCACCTGAAGTAAAGGCgaagttacacttctcaagaGTAGAATCCAGTGGTGAGCAACCAATAAATCCTATTTGGTATCCTTCAATTCCCTCTCCAAAATGAGGTATGCCAAGTGCAGCTACAACATTCCCACAGCCCATCTTTCTACACACAATATTAGCATCTTGCATGGACCAATAATTGCCACATACAGACCTCCAGTGTCCTAATAAAAACACCTCTGCTCTTCCAGCACAGGAGCTGGTCCCATTCACCACTCTGAATTGACCTTCAACTGTAAACACCAGGGAGGGAAATACAATGGTTGGTGAGGACACATTTTGTGCCAGAGTTATTTTATCAGCTGTACACGCTCAGAAAGAAAGGTGCTATCTATAACCTAAAAGTGTccttctgctgtccccataggataaccctttgaagaacccttttagtttccaggtagaaccctattgcttccaggtagaacccttttgggttctatgtagaaccctttccacagagggttctacatggaaccccaaaGAGTTTTACCTGGAGTCAAAAAAGGGATCTCCGATGGGGACAGTTGAATaatccttttggaaccttttttctaagagcgtagtgtcagtaattgtgtgtgtgtgtgtgtgtgtgctttttaaTGCCACTAATCTAGACACATTTCCCACAATCAATATCCTGTAAAAAATGTTATGCTTAAAACCATCTAATCATGAGTACATTTTGGCTATGTGCTTTGATAGCATTGGCATTCAGTGAACAAGATAATGAAAACACATGAACTACAGAGGTAGGATAACACAGTCCTACATTTGCCAACACAGGTGGATATAGGTTTGATACAATCCTACCTGTGCTCCAGTACAGGATCATCAGTAAAAATGCAGGTATCATGTCTGTTTCAACATGGGGCTCCACTAAACTGTAAGCCTGCTGTGGGAAGAGTGGACTAAAGAGTGGAAAAAACTGGTACATCATGTTGCTATATGACTTTTAGCATGTATTTCTTAGTCAAACCTCTTCCAGCTAATCTATGATCAGTTTGAAGAAAACCACAGGAAACAGCTCAGCCAAAGTACATCAAGTTCAGCCTATAGCTTCCCACTGTGTATGTTCGCTATGTCCTCTGGTGAGGCTGTCTCCCAACTAGGGTACAaattggttgaatcaacgttgtttcaatgtaatttgtcaacgtattgtgacatgACATTCTTGTGGAAATTctaccacaggattatgtcatcattgtATGAATTttaaacatagacaaaccttgtataaaatacgTTGAATTTTTACCTTTGAAACAAaattatatccactatcagaaaactATAGACTGGGTTGGACTtcctgcaacctggtctcagagcattttgtattattctgtatgtactgtaaatgacactccatttagtttgatatgttacgtttcCTATAGTATGTACTAATTTGTGGaagtccatcacccatttcatatgattTGTTACGAATTACAATCCGTATTATATGTTTCGAATTTGCAAAAGGGATGAtatggctaaagttagctaggctaggggttaggggttagggcttaGGGCAGGTGTGAAACTAGATTACATTTCTTACCGGTACAGGACACCCAAGTGCgcacacacatttattttttttatactacaaaaattacagggtagcctactctgctgacactggCAAACAGGTCAATAAAAACAATGTTGGCGGATAATTTTAATTGGCCTACAAAAAGGGGAGGCACAAATACAATATGACATCTAACTAACCTGGAGGAAGAAATTAATGTTCAAAAACAAACCAAAGTGGCACTGACCCAGTGACAAAGACAGTGAATATGCACACTCACCGGGGATATGGCCGAGGTTCTCTGCTAGTGCCAATATGGTAGTCTACTGTTTCC is part of the Salmo trutta chromosome 34, fSalTru1.1, whole genome shotgun sequence genome and encodes:
- the LOC115173558 gene encoding CD5 antigen-like gives rise to the protein MMYQFFPLFSPLFPQQAYSLVEPHVETDMIPAFLLMILYWSTVEGQFRVVNGTSSCAGRAEVFLLGHWRSVCGNYWSMQDANIVCRKMGCGNVVAALGIPHFGEGIEGYQIGFIGCSPLDSTLEKCNFAFTSGDGCRNYANVICSESVRFVDGAGLCSGRVEVKSNQSWVSMCEADFDWQDAEVVCRELGCGAPSVLQGGLYGEAKGPIWPKGFLCKGNQSLLLDCDTSVRKNNTCLPGNAVGLTCSEPADVRLVGGGSRCAGRVEWDKLGEGNMSAVGYYWKLKAVADVVCRQLGCRSTVSTLLGNRTEGFEVHCDGPEDALRECSKASRPTLVTPLTVICSDLLLKPNISLTISMAVFSRGHQGTLEVFRGHSFTITCSTQPQYPGGSFLLTYPDSNITQTQPAVNHSATFFFLTADDSYQGNYSCVYEIYVFSHNFSSESDLLSLTVTASPLTAFIIRLVVVLLTSVTANTAICLYFKTTRRRVEGVNLEMVSLRTRAEAGPGESSPDDRLG